From the Sphingomonas sabuli genome, the window CCGTCATGCTCTTCGCCCAGCTCAAGCTCGCGCACCGAACACATCATGCCGCGGCTTTCGACGCCGCGGATCTCGGCGACCTTCAGCGTCATGTCGCTGCCCGGGACATAAGCGCCCGGCGGACCGAACACGCCGATCATGCCGGCGCGGGCGTTGGGCGCGCCGCATACCACCTGCATCGGCCCGTCTCCGGCATCGACGCTCAGCACCTGCAGCTTGTCCGCCTGCGGATGCTTTTCGGCGCTCAGCACCCGCGCGACCTTGAACGGCGCCAGCGCTTGCGCCGGATTGGCGACCCCTTCGACTTCCAGCCCGATAGCGGTCATCCGCTCGGCCAAGGCGTCGGCCGATGCGTCCGTGTCGAGATGCTCCTTCAGCCAGGACAGGGAGAACTTCATGCGCCCACCCCGCCCGACAGGGTCGGCACGTCGAGCGCCCGAAACCCGTAATGCCTGAGCCAGCGCAGGTCGCCGTCGAAGAATGCGCGCAGGTCGCTCATTCCATATTTCAGCATCGCCAGCCGATCGACTCCGGTGCCGAACGCAAAGCCCTGCCATTCTTCGGGGTCGAGACCGCAATTGGCGATCACCTTGGGATGCACCATCCCGGATCCGAGCACTTCCATCCAGCCTTCGCAGCCGCCGACCACGCGGCGCCCCTTTTCCAGCGACCAGCCGACGTCGACTTCCGCCGACGGCTCGGTGAACGGAAAATAGGACGGCCGCATGCGCAGGACGACGTCATCACGCTCGAAGAAGGCCTTGAGAAATGTCTCCAGGGTCCATTTGAGGTGGCCCAACGTGATGCCCTTGTCGATCACCAGCCCTTCGATCTGGTGGAACATCGGCGTGTGGGTGGCGTCACTATCGGACCGGTAAACCCGGCCCGGCGCGATGAGCCGCAGCGGCGGCGCCTGGCTGGTCATCGCGCGGATTTGCACCGGCGAGGTATGCGTGCGCAGCACATGCGCCTCGGCCGCCGCGTCGCCGTCGATGCGCCGGGCGTAGAACGTGTCCTGCATCGCCCGCGCCGGATGCGCCTCGGGCATGTTGAGCGCGGTGAAGTTGAACCACTGCTCCTCGATCTCCGGGCCTTCCGCGACCGAGAAACCCATGTCGGCGAAAATCTCCGCCAGCTCGTCCATCACCTGGCTGACCGGGTGGACCGACCCGCTGGCGCGCTCGGGCGCCGGCAGCGAAAGGTCGACGAATTCCGTCGCCAGCTTCTGCTCCAGCTCGGCGTTTTCAAGCGCGTCCTTGCGCTCGGCGAGCGCCGTGGTGACCGCTTCGCGCAGCGCATGGATCCTGGGCGCTTCGCTGGCGCGCTCGTCCGGGCTCATCCCGCCCAGCGACTTCAACTGCGCCGTGATGCTGCCGGATTTGCCCAGCACCGCAACGCGCAGCGCGTCGAGCGCCGCAAGGTCGGTCGCGGCGCGGATTTGGTCGATGATCTCGCTATCAGCCATGGCGTCAGCGCCTTAGCCGCGCAGTTGCGCAAAAAGCAAAGGCCCGTGCTATCCAGCGAGGATGAGCGACTGGCCTGAGCTTCGAATCGAGCGCGATCACCCGACGCTCGCCATCCTCCACCTCGCGTCCCAGATGATGGGCAAGATCCGCGTCGCCCACGCGCCCTGGTCCAACCACGGCTGGCACGTCGCGCTGCAACCGCGCGCCAACGGGTTTGAAACCCTGCCGACGGCGGCCGCGGACGGGCGCACCTTCACGCTGGCGCTCGACCTGTGCACCCACGCCATCGAGCTCTCGGTCAGCGACGACGGCCGCGACAGCGTCCCGCTTGCCCAACCGACCATCGCAGACCTGCACGCTGCGTTCGTCGCCATGCTCGACCGGCACGGCTTGCCGTCGAGCTTCAATGCCATGCCCAGCGAGATCGACGGCGCCGCGCCCTTTGCCGACGATCGGGCGGAGCGCGCTTACGATCCGGACAGCGCCGACCGCCTGCGCCGGGCCTTTGCCCGCCTGTTGCCGGTGTTCGACCATTTCCGCGCGGGCTTCGCCGGCAAATCCAGCCCGGTGCATTTGTGGTGGGGCGCCTTCGATCTCGCCGTCAGCCGTTTCTCGGGCAAGACCGCCCCGCCGCATCCGGGCGGCATGCCGGGGCTTCCGGACCGCGTCGCGCGCGAGGCCTACAGCCATGAAGTGGCCAGCGCCGGCTTCTGGGCAGCGGGTGCGGCCGAGGCCGAACCGTTCTTCTACAGCTACATCTATCCCGAACCGGACGGCTATCGCTCGGCCAAGGTAGCGCACGGCCGGTTCGACGAGACCTTTGGCGAATTCCTCCTGCCCTATGCCGAAGTGCGCGCCGCTGCCGACCCGGCAGCGATGCTGGGCGAATTCCTGCAATCAGCATACGAAGCCGCGGCGACCAGCGCGAGTTGGGACCGCGCCGCGCTCGAACGGGCCCCAGTCGCGCCCTAACCGGCGACGAACGGGTAGGGGGAAATCGTCTTGCGCTGGCGGTCGACCGCCAGCATCCGCCCGGCCGGGGCCGTCGCCCGCTGCGCGCAATCGATCCGCGGACAGATGGCGCAGGCCGGCCCGACGGGCGTGACCGGCGCGTTTTCAAGGTCGAAACTGTCGGCACAACTGAGCTTGTGCGCGTGGCGGATATCGCACCCCAGCCCAATCGCCAGCAGGCTTGCCGACAGGCCGGTCTTGATCGGCCGTTCGATCGTCCGCGAAACCGTGAAGTAGCGGTGGGCATCGGGCGTTTCGATGATCTGCGGCACCACCTGGCCGGCAAACTGGAAGGCCGTATGCATGTTCCAGCGCGGGCAGGTCCCGCCAAAGCGGGAGAAGGGGAATTTCTCGCCCGCATAGCGCTTGGAGATATTCCCGGCCGGGTCGACGCGCAGCATGAAGAACGGAACGCCGCGCGCGCCGGGACGACTGAGCGTCGTCAGCCGATGCGCGACCTGTTCGACGTTGGCGCCATAATCGCCGCACAGCCGGTCGATCGAATAGCGGTGCTCCTCCGCACTGGCGAGGAAGCGGCCGTACGGCATCATGATCGCACCCGCCGCGTAATTGGCCAGGCTCATGTGCAGCAACTGGCGAATGCCCTCGTCCGGCGGCGCGGCCTCGGCCACCATCGCGTCGATGACCGATGCGAACTCGACCAGCGCCAGCTGATAGGCCAGCGCGAACGTCCGGTTCTCCGATCGCAATTGCGACGACATCAGGAACAGCCGGCGCTCGGCGTCATAGAGCTGGCTGGAATTGCCGAGCTGCGACTGCGGCACCACCCGCGCGTCGATGCCCCATGCATCCTTCAGTCGCCGCCGCATCGGTTCGGCCATCGACAGCGGATCGGACAGCGCGCCGCCAAGCGTTTCGGCCGACCGTTCCAGCGCCGGATAATGATTGCGGTGCGCCTGGATGTAATCGCGCACCCAGTTTTCCGGCGTCACCAGCGACCGCACGTCGCCGTCGCCATCGACCGGCGCGCCGCGCCCGGCTTCCTTCACCGCGGTGTACAGGCGGGCGATGCCGTCGGCGACGGCCGGGGCATTGTGGGCAAGCTCGACCAGTTCGTAGCGCGGCACTCCGAGGTCGCGCAGCAGGCTGTCGGAAAAGATTTCGGCCAGCGCTTCGGGCCCGGTGCGTGCCGCCCCTTCCGCGGCAAAGCTGCGCACGTCGATCTCGTACAACTCGGCCAGCTTGAGCAGTAACGACGCGGTCACCGGCCGCTGGTTGCGCTCGAGATGGTTGAGATAGCTCGGACTGATCGACAGGCTCTTGGCCATGTCGGTCTGCGACAGGCCCTGCTCGCGGCGCAGGCGGCGGATGCGCGGACCGATGAACAGCTTCTGGTTGGCCATCGCCATTGGCTGTCAAAGGACGACCGAATCCACAAGTCAATTTGTGACAAGCGCACGCTTTTTGATGCTGCTTCCGCGCTCGCACTGGAGTTCATGGGCAACAGATCACGAGAGCATCGCAGGGCTGGAGACGATATGACAAGTTTTGACGAAATCACCGCTGCACCGGCCGGCCGGTTCGCTGGCATCGACCGGCCCTATAGTCCCGACGACGTTCTCCGGCTACGCGGATCGGTGCCGATCGAGCACAGCCTGGCCCGCCGCGGCGC encodes:
- the pheS gene encoding phenylalanine--tRNA ligase subunit alpha, with amino-acid sequence MADSEIIDQIRAATDLAALDALRVAVLGKSGSITAQLKSLGGMSPDERASEAPRIHALREAVTTALAERKDALENAELEQKLATEFVDLSLPAPERASGSVHPVSQVMDELAEIFADMGFSVAEGPEIEEQWFNFTALNMPEAHPARAMQDTFYARRIDGDAAAEAHVLRTHTSPVQIRAMTSQAPPLRLIAPGRVYRSDSDATHTPMFHQIEGLVIDKGITLGHLKWTLETFLKAFFERDDVVLRMRPSYFPFTEPSAEVDVGWSLEKGRRVVGGCEGWMEVLGSGMVHPKVIANCGLDPEEWQGFAFGTGVDRLAMLKYGMSDLRAFFDGDLRWLRHYGFRALDVPTLSGGVGA
- a CDS encoding DUF5996 family protein — translated: MSDWPELRIERDHPTLAILHLASQMMGKIRVAHAPWSNHGWHVALQPRANGFETLPTAAADGRTFTLALDLCTHAIELSVSDDGRDSVPLAQPTIADLHAAFVAMLDRHGLPSSFNAMPSEIDGAAPFADDRAERAYDPDSADRLRRAFARLLPVFDHFRAGFAGKSSPVHLWWGAFDLAVSRFSGKTAPPHPGGMPGLPDRVAREAYSHEVASAGFWAAGAAEAEPFFYSYIYPEPDGYRSAKVAHGRFDETFGEFLLPYAEVRAAADPAAMLGEFLQSAYEAAATSASWDRAALERAPVAP
- a CDS encoding helix-turn-helix domain-containing protein: MAMANQKLFIGPRIRRLRREQGLSQTDMAKSLSISPSYLNHLERNQRPVTASLLLKLAELYEIDVRSFAAEGAARTGPEALAEIFSDSLLRDLGVPRYELVELAHNAPAVADGIARLYTAVKEAGRGAPVDGDGDVRSLVTPENWVRDYIQAHRNHYPALERSAETLGGALSDPLSMAEPMRRRLKDAWGIDARVVPQSQLGNSSQLYDAERRLFLMSSQLRSENRTFALAYQLALVEFASVIDAMVAEAAPPDEGIRQLLHMSLANYAAGAIMMPYGRFLASAEEHRYSIDRLCGDYGANVEQVAHRLTTLSRPGARGVPFFMLRVDPAGNISKRYAGEKFPFSRFGGTCPRWNMHTAFQFAGQVVPQIIETPDAHRYFTVSRTIERPIKTGLSASLLAIGLGCDIRHAHKLSCADSFDLENAPVTPVGPACAICPRIDCAQRATAPAGRMLAVDRQRKTISPYPFVAG